The Heliorestis convoluta genome includes the window TTGATTACTGACGAATGTTGCCCTAGAGTATATAAGTTTAAGCATTAAAGACTTTTAGTTTTTTAAGTATTCTTTCACGAAAGCAACCAAGTGGCTGGTTTGTGTGTTTAGTAGAGGAAAAGGTTATCATTCGCTCATCGTCTGGGATTGGCATTACAATTTGGAGAGGTTTTAATGATTGTTGTGGATTTTAGAAAGGGGTTATTTAATGCAGGTATTTTACTTTATCCTTTTTATAATAGTTTTTATTGTGTTTTCTATTATTTTCAATTAACGTCATATAAAAAATAGAGTTACTTCTTTTAATTACATTACTTATATATACGAAGACCAGAAGAGTATATATAAATGAAAGCCGTTATACATGTGAAATATAAATACATAGTAAGTGTTGATGGATTACAGAACCTAGAAGAAAAAATAAACTACAGAAGAATTGCAAGTAATAACAATACTTACATAAAGGTGGGGGTAAAATGCAGATTGACTTTCATCATGGTGTGATCTATGTACTTGCTCGATTGGCAGGTTTTGAAAAAAGAGATGCAGATATTATTGCTTACTGCTCACAATACGTAGATGATGCAACTCTTAATGTTCCCATCCGATTTCTAGACGGTGCACTTTACAAGCCATTACAGTCGGCGCATAAAATGCTTGACTATCGAAACTTTAACGACTTAGCATATTCATTAGTTTGGATCCCTTTTCATTTTCTTCCTGGCAACGGCAATTTAACAGCCAGTGAAGGGAAAGAGCTTGACTATGTTAAAAGGATAATATGCAGAAAAAATAGTCCGTTAGCTCAAGATATGATACGAGATTGTATCGAAAAGAAAAGCGAAACAACGGGGCTCTATCGTTTTGGAATCGCATTGCATACTTATGCGGATACTTGGGCACACCAAGGTTTTGCAGGAATTCAAAGTGAAGTAAATAAGGTTAAATACTTACGTAGAAATAAGATCGACGAGAAACTCATAGATAAGTTATCGACGTTTTTTGGCAGCAACTTTGATAAAGCTCAAGGTATATTCTTAAATGCAGCTCTTCCTTTAGGTCACGGAACAGTTCTGAGTTATC containing:
- a CDS encoding DUF6765 family protein; the encoded protein is MQIDFHHGVIYVLARLAGFEKRDADIIAYCSQYVDDATLNVPIRFLDGALYKPLQSAHKMLDYRNFNDLAYSLVWIPFHFLPGNGNLTASEGKELDYVKRIICRKNSPLAQDMIRDCIEKKSETTGLYRFGIALHTYADTWAHQGFAGIQSEVNKVKYLRRNKIDEKLIDKLSTFFGSNFDKAQGIFLNAALPLGHGTVLSYPDRPYLTWSYEDHQGSEILKNNPEIYMEAVDHIYEAMKRYLIDNPYADVEGVPSEERKKIEDYLRTIDFTSGEERHREWLKLIREGKFSFGPEYVSYASDGRGSWEFEITNGYDVETDIINSHKFFETSHWRYFYDAIRDHYYFLLRKLFPKYGLLIA